Part of the Stigmatopora argus isolate UIUO_Sarg chromosome 3, RoL_Sarg_1.0, whole genome shotgun sequence genome, TAACTAACCTTGTTGGACACATTGTGTGAGAACccatgattttgtttttgtgcacacataccgtattttctcgcatataagccgtatttgtcgctaaaaaaatgatgactgaatccagggtatggcttatgtgcataaatttgacttgacatgcccgaaactgcaaggtaacaaagatgaaatgccataatgcaagacaatgcgaacGATactacatttatttcaaaatagagaaaagatgagcaaataaaacgctaaagaaaatttatcttgacatctatgaatgaaattcaagaaagaaaaaatcgtATCTTGcacaaaacgtgaaaaaactcattaacttgtgcctgccactgctcgctcagggcgtcgccatcttaccgtacttaaacatgctctgactggctggacgcaagtagccttgatagatgtgtttgtagtgtttaccatgtcagcacgtcggaatagttgttaaggctgatcgaaggtcttatggtcgatcattaaaatatcagccttgataacAGCTGTAATATGAAAACATTAGCTAAACAATACTGCATGAAAATGTTGgcatataagaaaaaaaatcgaacGACCCACGGTATGAATGAAGTTGGTCTGAAGTTTATAACAGCTTTTAACtggtatatttttcttttaaatcctCTGCAAATgtcagtgattttaaatgtaacAACTAGatcatatttatacattttgttCGAGCCAtgaattcttgatttaaaatggaAGTTCCTCAAACTTCTATCTTTAACTCAAATTGTTCGGTCTGCCAGCTTTTCATCATGCCAACTTTCATAGTTTGCATATTTCTAACTACAATATTAGTGTGGAGGGAGTAGAGCTGATAGCACACTGTAAAGTCATTTACCTCTTTGttcaatagtttttttctttgtggtgAATTAAGCTATTTGGCttgttatttaaaaacatttgtttcattGTCAGCCTGGTCCTGGACAAAAATATGGTCGTGGGGTGTATTCAACACCCTACCTGGAGGATGCAGTAGACTACACGAAAACATTCCAGTCCAAAGCTACAGGCAAGATGTATCGTGTGGTGATGCAGAATCGCGTCAACCCAGCATACCGTCAAAAACACAACATGGACAAGTACTGGTTGTTGCCTGTCCCTGATGATTTTCCTGCGGATGAGGAGCAAGAGTTGGTGGAGAAAGCCATTCGGCCCTATGGCGTTCTTATCAAACCACTTTGAatcgtaatatatatatatatatatatatatatatatatatatatatatatatatatatatacatatacatatacatatacatatacatatacatatacatatacatatacatatacatatacatatacatatacatatacatatacatatacatatacatatacatatacatatacatatacatatacatatacatatacatatacatatacatatacataacattacaatacatatacatatacataatacagaattttgaaaaatgcaaatgatgtctttttttaaactcgtGTCGCAACCTGCACCCAATattgttcacatttttaaatttgttaattTATATACTACTAGTATAATATGcagaattaataattaattccaaagaTGTAATACTAAAGATTATGATCTTtaatttgtaattttatttggAACCAACCAGTTTACCATGAGTAGATATATCATTATCATTTTTGTACAGATCACTCACTTTGTGTTCCTATTAACAGCACACTAACTTGCTACTCCTCTTGCTTCTGTACAAACACATTATCCTCCAGATATTCCCAATTCCTGGGGTAAAGAAAAACTGCTGTCTGATAGTTTTCCAAACTTTCCTCTCTTGATCCTTATTTGACCAGTTAAAACCATTTGATGCCTGTATGTAAGTGTAAGCAGATTAAAAACACAGGCACTGTCCCAAAGTCAATTGTTTGCATTAAATCATGGACAGTCCACTTGAGATTGGTTAAATGCCTCGAGTACACACATTGTTTGTGTTCTGTCTTCAGGCGTACAAATGGTGGCGTAGAAATTCCAAGGTCTTTCTCCAGGCGTCCTCCTGAGCCACTGAATGCGCCACACACTCGCCTCCCCACAGAGCTGTAACTGCAAACACACAACAAAACTCCATTATCACTTCCAACTTATAAAATACGTAACACAAACTAGATTGGGAACTTCTCTGAGAACTGTTGTGTCGCTGTCTTCTTTCGTAGGTGTCCGGCTACTTAAGGTTGGAAACTTGCAATATAGATTTGAATCAAGACATAGAACAGGACAAGATTGGGGATCTTGAGCAGGCATAAAACATGTATCTTGAAGGGCCAAAGACATGTACTAGGAAATAAATTAGAacgtgaacaaagaaatggacaAGGATCATAACGTGAGAACAATTACAAggaaatatatacatgtatgaacAAGAACGTGGTCGAAGACACTGACCAAAACAGATACATAAACAAAAGACAAAGACCTGAACCAGGACAAATCACTCTGACATAATCCAACTTTAAAGGACATGAACCAAAATATATGGAATCAGAACCATGACACAACAACTGACTATTGAGTACAATTGCTGAGTTTGCCTGAGAACTTACGCTTTTCCCGAGTTCCTACAGATCTGAATGAGCTGACTCTGGTGTGTGGGGAGTAGGGAGGCTCAAGCAAGTGTCCTGCATTAGGATAAGACAGGATGGTCAGCAGGTAGAGGTTTCCAGCATGCTCCATCATCTCCTTCATCTGTAACACAATTTGAGGAGTTGTTTGTCCATATTAACAACATCACTATGAATTTTGAATGCCATCCTGGAACTTGTGCTCCTTACGTCTGCTGCGGATTCACAGGCGGGCCAGTTCTGGTCATCCTCACCCACAACCAACAACAGAGGACATTTCACACGTCCCATCTTAGTAAACACAAAATATTGTACACACAATCACCAAATTGCtacaaaaatacaatcaaaTCGGAATCAAGATATGGACAAGAACATGGAACTGTTGAACTATATTCAGTACATGGCCTAGACCTGAATCAGGACAAAGACACAAACTTTAATCATGAGCAATATCAGTATCAAAGCATTGGTCAAGACCACGTTCAAAAAGATAAATAGACCTTGACCAAGAAAGGCACCAGGGTGACCACCACAACAAGATGAGGGTCAAGTCAAGAATCAGCACATGGACGAGAACCAGGATATTTAAAAGGCATGGAACAGAACAAGCCCATAAATTGTGACAAACCCAGAAACTAAAACCAAGATATATaccagaagaagaaaagcagAGGTCAGGaaagaaataacaaaaatagcATCAGAACACAAAAGAATCAGGTTTTGGCCAGGAACCAGAACCACAGCAAAAATAAGGAATAAGAAATCAGGTGGCACTGGATTAGAAACAATGATATAAATAAGACCATTAAATTGACCAGGATCAAACCAAGAACTCACATCGACTTTGTAGGCAGGGTCAGCAGGGATTGGCAGTAGCAAGTTTCTCATGATGACTTGGTTCTTGTCGTTCAGTTGAGCCTTGTGTCCATTTCTAAttggacaaaaaacaaataatattaaCAATCACAAAATCTCTTCTTAACAAAATGACAAATTCCAATGGTGACTGTACTACCGATCAAAGTATGATAAAATGTCCGCCATAGTTCCTTCCACGGGCTGCACATGACTTCCACTGATGCACACTGCACACCTAGGCTGTAAAAcgtacacacacaaatgcacatcaaaatacaactacatacatgcacacacattgaGACCTAAGATCACCCGACCTTTAGGACGTGTGAGTAAGCGGCCATCTTGAGCGTGACACTGACTCCAAAAGAGAGACCCAACATGGCCACGCGCTCGCCCATCACCCTAGGGTGCTGCTGCAGGAATGTGAATGCTTTCTGTGTGCATAGAATGTGATATAATCAATTTATATGGCAACACAAAACAGCATAAGGCTTGGTCACAATCCAGAAACTCAGATTGGCCAATTACAGCACAGTAAAGAACTAGCCGAGGAATTCAGTCTTCAATGAACTAAGTAAAACACTATGCTGATGTTATCGCCACCTCTATATGTATCTCTGTAAAAACTTAAGCTATGCTGCTAACATTAGACTAAGGTAGGCTACAAGACATGATCCAGAATAAGGTCCAGGACAGAGAATCGAACGAATATCCGGATGGACCCAGATCACCATCAGGACAGGCATAAAAAACATGGCTCATACTCATAGTCACGGCCATTCCAGTGTCATCTGTGCTAATAAAAGGCTACCACCAATAGACTGACTATAAGACTTCAATATCTAACTAACTTACGTCATGGATGGAAAGGtctcacgaaaaaaaaaaatcacaacaaattTGAATATGGCCTAGGTGTATGGCATGTTCCAGGGCCAAAACATGTATTCCTTAACTGATTTACTATTATAAGATAGTACATCATAATACTACTACCATCCTACTACAAGAATTTTAGATTCAATAAATGGTTTCGAACCACCACCAAGAAAAACAATCAGGACATGGAAAAGACCTCACCTCAAAATAAGTGTTGTCCACTGGCTTGCCAGTCTCCAAGCTGATCTTTGGAGTCATGTAGTCAAGAGCAAGCGAGGCAAAGCCACGTGATGCCAACAGAGATGCTCGGTACTCCACCAGCTGGCCTCCGCCACCCCACAGGTCCAAGATGGCAGGGAATGGGCCAggacctattttttttccatttgatttTGTTCATACTAATATCAACATTGTGTACCGAGTTATGTATACAATGACAATACAATTTTTAAACAAGTTTAACGATCAATCAACTGGGACATTATGTTGGGTTTCACGATTGAGTGGCTTCTAAAAAGGGGAATTATGTTCCTAAGTCATTTCCTCAAGGTTGATAGAAGCTCTTTTACATGGAAAGGACGTCCTTGTTCAGAAAATGGCGGTCATCCACTTTTCTACCACTAAGTAACACCTCGGAAGCAGCATTCAGAGTTTAAGAGATTTTAGTGTGGTGTGAATACCTGAGGGTAGGAAGAGGGTCGCCGTGAGTCCGTGGTCCACGATGGGCATCCTGAGGACGCCAGGTGCCATGTACCAGCGCTCCACTAG contains:
- the LOC144071084 gene encoding peroxisomal succinyl-coenzyme A thioesterase-like isoform X2 — encoded protein: MSFGHCNVKLSLSPCRGLVDEKLVILVQSALPGARLTLRAFHRCEDGHEWEAFAHYLTDATGCLDISEEPSLGGTYNGVEQMGLLWSIRPVPGSKPGLRMRKMNVETPMEFTISVYQDHLTEFKEKVVLASQLVERWYMAPGVLRMPIVDHGLTATLFLPSGPGPFPAILDLWGGGGQLVEYRASLLASRGFASLALDYMTPKISLETGKPVDNTYFEKAFTFLQQHPRVMGERVAMLGLSFGVSVTLKMAAYSHVLKPRCAVCISGSHVQPVEGTMADILSYFDRNGHKAQLNDKNQVIMRNLLLPIPADPAYKVDMGRVKCPLLLVVGEDDQNWPACESAADMKEMMEHAGNLYLLTILSYPNAGHLLEPPYSPHTRVSSFRSVGTREKLTALWGGECVAHSVAQEDAWRKTLEFLRHHLYA
- the LOC144071084 gene encoding peroxisomal succinyl-coenzyme A thioesterase-like isoform X1 — its product is MVIMSFGHCNVKLSLSPCRGLVDEKLVILVQSALPGARLTLRAFHRCEDGHEWEAFAHYLTDATGCLDISEEPSLGGTYNGVEQMGLLWSIRPVPGSKPGLRMRKMNVETPMEFTISVYQDHLTEFKEKVVLASQLVERWYMAPGVLRMPIVDHGLTATLFLPSGPGPFPAILDLWGGGGQLVEYRASLLASRGFASLALDYMTPKISLETGKPVDNTYFEKAFTFLQQHPRVMGERVAMLGLSFGVSVTLKMAAYSHVLKPRCAVCISGSHVQPVEGTMADILSYFDRNGHKAQLNDKNQVIMRNLLLPIPADPAYKVDMGRVKCPLLLVVGEDDQNWPACESAADMKEMMEHAGNLYLLTILSYPNAGHLLEPPYSPHTRVSSFRSVGTREKLTALWGGECVAHSVAQEDAWRKTLEFLRHHLYA